The Virgibacillus sp. MSP4-1 genome has a segment encoding these proteins:
- the ytrI gene encoding sporulation membrane protein YtrI has translation MHIPPYYKRRGFQYFFAGVVTGTVIAYLLFLFSYGEYTEMRIEENIRLRDQITELEQDLENITEDKENLSKQNEQNLAIQEIQVELENAEKLKLDRFIQHELKENIKDEMSSLKGRNIETMQENLSLIESSVENKTYHISDFSYSATITRLIISKTVYVKVKLSMASSLAAKAEAHVNPAAAPRSRRI, from the coding sequence ATGCACATACCGCCATATTATAAACGCAGGGGCTTTCAATACTTCTTTGCAGGTGTGGTTACGGGCACAGTGATTGCGTACCTACTCTTTCTGTTTTCTTATGGAGAATACACTGAGATGCGAATTGAGGAAAATATTCGCCTGCGGGATCAAATTACTGAATTGGAACAGGACCTGGAAAATATTACTGAAGACAAAGAAAATTTATCGAAGCAAAATGAACAGAATTTAGCCATTCAGGAAATTCAGGTTGAATTGGAAAATGCTGAAAAATTGAAACTCGACCGGTTTATTCAGCATGAGTTAAAAGAAAATATAAAGGATGAAATGAGTTCTCTAAAGGGCAGAAACATTGAAACCATGCAGGAAAACCTGTCATTAATTGAATCCTCGGTAGAAAATAAAACCTACCATATTTCCGACTTTAGCTATAGCGCAACCATCACACGATTAATCATTTCCAAAACCGTTTACGTAAAAGTAAAACTAAGTATGGCAAGCTCTTTAGCAGCAAAGGCGGAGGCACACGTTAATCCAGCTGCGGCTCCTAGGTCCAGGCGGATATAA
- a CDS encoding DRTGG domain-containing protein gives MATKHEQILEYIESLSIGSKISVRRIAKELNVSEGTAYRAIKEAENIGYVSTIERVGTIRIETKKKDNIEQLTFAEIINIVDGQVLGGREGLYKTLNKFVIGAMKLEAMMRYTEADSLLIVGNRIRAQELALQAGAAVLITGGFDTEDHVKELADEKDLPIISTTYDTFTVATMINRAIYDQLIKKEIIIVDDIFTPLDQAHFLRSSDSVKQWYELNEHTGHSRYPVVDGEQRVVGMVTSKDVIGKDQDLPIHKVMTKNPMTVQTQTSLANTAHSMVWEGIELIPVVDFQGHFQGIITRQDVIKGLQQLQRQPQIGETIDDLVSNQMELLEDGTNTTYFSEVTPQMTNHLGTLSYGVFTSFVTEASTRMLRQYKKGDLVVENLSIYYMKPVQLGSMLEIKPNPLEIGRKFTKIDVEIYSDEVLMGKALMLAQFIDR, from the coding sequence ATGGCAACTAAACACGAACAAATATTAGAGTATATCGAATCATTATCCATCGGCAGTAAAATTTCAGTCAGAAGAATTGCAAAAGAACTGAATGTTAGTGAAGGTACGGCTTACCGTGCGATAAAAGAGGCTGAAAATATTGGGTATGTGAGTACCATTGAACGTGTTGGAACCATTCGAATTGAAACAAAGAAAAAGGATAATATTGAACAGTTAACGTTTGCGGAGATTATAAATATCGTTGATGGACAGGTCTTGGGCGGAAGAGAAGGCCTTTATAAAACGTTAAATAAGTTTGTTATAGGTGCGATGAAGTTAGAAGCTATGATGAGGTATACAGAGGCGGATTCTCTTTTAATTGTAGGAAACCGGATTCGGGCACAGGAACTGGCTTTACAAGCAGGAGCAGCTGTACTCATTACCGGAGGATTCGATACAGAAGACCATGTAAAAGAACTTGCAGATGAAAAGGATCTCCCGATTATCTCAACAACCTATGATACGTTTACCGTTGCCACCATGATTAACCGTGCCATTTACGACCAGCTTATCAAAAAAGAGATTATCATTGTCGATGATATCTTTACACCTCTCGATCAGGCCCACTTTCTTAGATCATCCGATTCTGTGAAACAATGGTATGAGTTGAATGAACACACAGGCCACAGCCGTTATCCTGTGGTTGATGGAGAACAGCGTGTGGTGGGAATGGTAACTTCTAAGGATGTAATCGGAAAGGACCAGGATCTCCCTATACATAAAGTAATGACAAAAAACCCCATGACTGTACAAACCCAGACTTCTTTGGCTAATACAGCTCATTCTATGGTGTGGGAAGGGATTGAGTTAATTCCTGTCGTTGATTTTCAAGGACATTTTCAAGGAATTATTACCCGTCAGGATGTCATTAAAGGGCTGCAGCAGCTCCAAAGACAGCCGCAAATTGGGGAGACCATCGATGACCTTGTGTCGAATCAAATGGAACTCCTGGAGGATGGAACGAATACAACCTATTTTTCCGAAGTCACCCCGCAAATGACAAATCATCTGGGTACACTTTCTTATGGTGTGTTTACATCATTTGTAACAGAGGCCAGTACAAGAATGCTGAGACAGTATAAAAAAGGCGATCTGGTCGTAGAAAACTTATCGATTTATTATATGAAACCGGTGCAACTCGGAAGTATGCTGGAAATTAAACCGAACCCGCTTGAAATCGGACGTAAGTTTACGAAAATAGATGTAGAAATTTATTCCGATGAAGTCCTTATGGGAAAAGCACTTATGCTGGCACAATTTATTGATCGGTGA
- a CDS encoding YtrH family sporulation protein: MEERFIPTLVQCFFIAFGVLAGGSLIGSIGAYFVGEPPLTIMARLAKSLRIWAIVAAIGGTFATIETLEKGLLQGSTIDIVRQVAYIISAMTGVQAAVTCIEWLIQEDIT, translated from the coding sequence ATGGAAGAACGCTTTATTCCAACTTTGGTTCAATGTTTTTTTATTGCATTTGGCGTATTAGCCGGAGGGTCACTCATTGGCAGTATAGGTGCTTATTTCGTTGGCGAACCTCCTCTAACCATAATGGCAAGATTGGCAAAAAGCCTGAGAATCTGGGCTATCGTTGCGGCAATTGGAGGTACTTTTGCAACGATTGAAACGCTGGAAAAAGGACTCCTCCAGGGATCAACGATAGATATTGTGAGACAGGTTGCCTATATCATTTCGGCTATGACGGGGGTACAAGCGGCTGTAACCTGTATTGAATGGCTGATTCAGGAGGATATCACATAA
- the accD gene encoding acetyl-CoA carboxylase, carboxyltransferase subunit beta, with protein sequence MLGNFFGKKKRYATIPRDEAKQDIPEGLMKKCPHCKQIFYRKELDNQLQVCPNCGHHHQLSSRERIDMLFDADSFEEWDHNMISENPLDFPDYLEKLEKDRLKTKINEAVVTGKGTINGFQTAVAVMDARFRMGSMGSVVGEKIARAVENARDEDLPFLIFTASGGARMQEGVLSLMQMTKTSVAIERLNRAGGLMISVMTHPTTGGVSASFASLGDYNFAEPHALIGFAGRRIIEQTIREKLPNDFQTAEFLLKHGQLDQVIHRHDLKDTLTTILDIHQPGGDTE encoded by the coding sequence TTGCTTGGGAATTTTTTTGGGAAGAAGAAGAGATATGCTACCATTCCCCGGGATGAAGCTAAGCAGGATATTCCTGAGGGGTTAATGAAGAAATGCCCACATTGTAAACAGATTTTTTATCGTAAGGAATTAGATAACCAATTGCAGGTATGTCCTAACTGTGGACACCATCATCAATTGAGTTCCCGGGAACGGATAGATATGTTATTTGATGCTGATTCTTTTGAAGAGTGGGATCATAACATGATTTCTGAAAACCCCTTGGACTTCCCGGATTATCTTGAAAAGTTAGAGAAGGATCGCCTGAAAACAAAAATTAATGAAGCTGTCGTTACGGGAAAAGGGACAATAAATGGTTTTCAGACAGCAGTGGCCGTTATGGATGCCAGATTCAGAATGGGAAGTATGGGCTCGGTAGTCGGTGAGAAAATCGCACGTGCCGTAGAGAATGCAAGAGATGAAGATCTCCCGTTTTTGATCTTTACCGCTTCGGGTGGTGCAAGAATGCAGGAAGGGGTTCTCAGTCTGATGCAGATGACAAAAACCTCTGTTGCCATTGAGCGTTTGAACAGAGCAGGCGGCTTAATGATTTCGGTTATGACTCATCCTACAACTGGTGGTGTATCCGCAAGCTTTGCATCTCTGGGTGACTACAATTTTGCGGAGCCCCATGCACTGATTGGATTTGCCGGCAGACGTATCATTGAACAAACCATACGGGAAAAACTTCCGAATGACTTTCAGACGGCAGAATTTTTGCTGAAGCATGGTCAATTGGATCAAGTCATTCATCGTCACGATTTAAAAGATACATTAACCACCATTTTGGATATCCATCAGCCGGGAGGTGACACAGAATGA
- a CDS encoding FadR/GntR family transcriptional regulator, giving the protein MTNSEKAKVYQEVLEKIRLFIEQHQLSPGDRLPSERDLTEELNASRSSIREALRAIELLGLIETRHGEGTFIKAYRPYHTVSLLSTFILNGTRTKEELLEVKKLLELNAAELAMEHINQTSIKRLQGTIRKYSGHHCYYYFIKELFLLCKNDLLLNIWQLIEGFSKTINVAGEFHDGTCQELLAAIENKDEREIQLLIGNLYHL; this is encoded by the coding sequence GTGACAAACTCAGAAAAGGCAAAAGTCTATCAGGAAGTGCTGGAGAAAATACGATTATTTATTGAGCAGCATCAGCTGTCGCCCGGTGACCGCCTGCCTTCTGAACGTGATTTAACAGAGGAATTGAATGCAAGTCGATCCTCCATTCGCGAAGCACTCAGGGCTATTGAACTACTAGGTCTGATTGAAACCAGACATGGTGAAGGAACGTTTATAAAGGCATATCGTCCCTATCACACGGTTTCACTCCTATCTACGTTTATATTAAATGGAACACGAACAAAAGAAGAATTGCTTGAAGTAAAAAAGCTGCTTGAACTGAATGCGGCCGAATTGGCAATGGAACACATTAATCAGACTTCTATTAAACGCTTACAAGGAACGATTAGGAAGTATTCAGGACATCATTGTTATTATTATTTCATAAAGGAACTATTTCTATTATGCAAAAATGATTTACTGCTGAATATTTGGCAATTAATAGAGGGTTTCTCCAAAACGATTAATGTGGCAGGCGAATTTCATGACGGGACTTGTCAGGAGCTGTTAGCGGCGATTGAGAATAAAGATGAACGCGAAATCCAGTTACTTATAGGGAATTTATATCATTTATAA
- a CDS encoding metal-dependent hydrolase, with translation MKVSYHGHSVVKLEVGNKTILIDPFISGNDQCDLNADTVKTDVILLTHGHNDHVGDTVSIAKRNDALVVAPVELADYLSSQGLNTHPVNLGGSQSFDFGTVKLTKAFHSSSYTDENGTVHYTGMPAGILFYAEGKTIYHAGDTGLFSDLKLIGELNDIDLAFLPIGDNFTMGPDDAAIAAEWIQAKRVVPVHYNTFPVIQQDPNAYVEKLKSGTGKVMNAGDALEL, from the coding sequence ATGAAAGTTTCATATCATGGACATTCAGTCGTAAAACTGGAAGTTGGAAACAAAACCATTTTAATTGATCCATTCATCTCAGGAAATGATCAGTGTGATTTAAATGCAGATACCGTAAAAACCGATGTTATTTTACTTACCCACGGACATAATGACCATGTGGGAGATACTGTGTCTATTGCAAAGCGTAATGATGCCCTGGTTGTTGCTCCCGTGGAACTTGCGGATTATTTGAGTTCACAGGGGTTAAACACTCATCCTGTTAATTTAGGAGGAAGTCAAAGCTTTGATTTCGGCACTGTTAAATTAACGAAGGCCTTTCACAGTTCCAGCTATACGGATGAAAATGGAACCGTCCACTATACCGGAATGCCTGCAGGAATATTGTTTTATGCAGAAGGAAAAACCATTTATCACGCCGGAGATACGGGCTTATTTTCTGACTTAAAATTAATAGGAGAATTAAACGATATCGATTTAGCCTTTTTACCTATTGGAGATAACTTTACAATGGGGCCTGATGATGCTGCTATCGCTGCAGAATGGATTCAGGCCAAGCGGGTTGTTCCAGTACATTACAACACGTTCCCGGTTATTCAGCAGGATCCAAACGCTTATGTAGAAAAGCTTAAGTCGGGTACTGGTAAGGTAATGAATGCCGGAGACGCGCTGGAATTATAG
- the dnaE gene encoding DNA polymerase III subunit alpha produces MDIIHLEVHSGYSFLNSLLSIDKLVKAAKGKGFSAVALTDDHVLHGAVQFYERCQNEGIKPIIGMKTNILSEGTLYEAVLLAKSTKGYESLIHLSSELSKQEQKSISMDAYKHYADNLITILPSNQPAFNYLLFAEQYDEWASIVRSFSNSLPDSSFFIGVRPHQTIDEKQTNLVLKNICDQNHQAVVALQDVRYDQSEDYIAFDCLQSMKAGKKWSPQSEQISKQRRHMMNAEEMMRVFGEEWPEALENMKVIADQCEVHIASGQTLLPHYPTPDGLTSEEYLRKLCYDRIPDKYSENYEDVDHRLEHELSIIEQMKFSDYFLIVWDFIQFARSQQIMVGPGRGSAAGSLVAYLLDITQVDPIHYGLLFERFLNPERRNMPDIDVDFSDHRRDEVIQYVQEKYGSHRVAQIITFGTFGPRSLLRDLMKTMGIDEQDAAFLIKHIPQQASSLAKALKEAPELTNYVKQSDTLKRLFKIAHKIEGLPRHHSTHAAGVVLSDRNLTEKVPVLSEDYKVALTQYPMGDLEHIGLLKMDFLGLRNLSLMEQVINRIRKGENRSFTLEQIPLQDPETFTLLQSGQTSGIFQLESSGMRNVLQELKPTEFEDVVAVNALYRPGPMDFISTFIKRKHGKEKVTYPHEDLKPILEKTYGVLVYQEQIMQIAHRAAGYSLGEADLLRRAVSKKKRDILASEREKFINGCLENGYSQDIAEEIYQWIVAFANYGFNRSHAVAYSLISYQLAYLKAHYPSYFFASILSSVSFDQDKVQQYIREAKNFSIQILPPSVNRSYAGFSVEGKNRIRMALTVIKGVGKQAVDAILDARKNEKFHSLFDFCQRVPLRVLNRSVIEALVLAGAFDETGKQRSTLLASIDQAMEQGELFGGMTGQESFFEDGLLVEPSYTETEPFPMLKQLSLEKEVLGMYVSSHPLNTYREQLRAQGMIPISRLKEFQAGKRMKGVAAVQSLKVIRTKRGDQMAFATFGDETDEMEAVIFPNVYREINPWLQEEMLIYIEGKIDTRNHQLQWIVEKAVPFDPDLLKTEKTDSRIYIQFKDEDERKQLNYLLQVANEFPGEIPVLVYSSRKKETYRLTSQYRLNPSSGCLKKLKNFFGYSSVVLKR; encoded by the coding sequence ATGGATATCATCCATCTTGAGGTACATAGTGGATATAGTTTTTTGAACAGTCTTTTATCTATAGATAAACTTGTGAAAGCTGCAAAAGGAAAGGGTTTTTCTGCTGTTGCTTTAACGGATGATCATGTTCTTCATGGAGCTGTTCAGTTCTATGAAAGATGTCAGAACGAAGGAATAAAACCGATTATAGGTATGAAAACGAATATTCTCTCTGAAGGAACCCTTTATGAAGCGGTACTCCTCGCTAAAAGTACAAAAGGCTATGAAAGTCTTATTCATCTATCATCGGAATTGTCCAAACAGGAGCAGAAATCGATATCCATGGATGCTTATAAGCACTATGCTGATAATCTGATTACGATTTTACCTTCCAATCAGCCGGCATTTAATTATCTGCTGTTTGCCGAACAATATGATGAATGGGCATCTATTGTAAGGAGTTTTTCGAATTCTCTCCCCGATTCCTCGTTTTTTATTGGCGTACGTCCACATCAAACAATCGATGAAAAACAAACGAACCTTGTATTAAAAAATATTTGTGATCAGAATCATCAGGCAGTTGTCGCTCTGCAGGATGTTCGATATGATCAGTCGGAAGATTATATTGCTTTTGACTGTTTACAATCTATGAAAGCCGGAAAGAAATGGTCTCCCCAATCTGAACAAATCTCTAAGCAGAGAAGACACATGATGAACGCGGAAGAAATGATGAGGGTCTTTGGAGAAGAATGGCCGGAAGCATTGGAGAATATGAAGGTGATTGCTGATCAATGTGAGGTGCATATTGCATCGGGACAAACGCTGCTGCCTCATTACCCGACACCCGATGGCCTTACTTCTGAAGAATATTTGAGAAAACTTTGCTATGATCGAATTCCGGACAAATACAGTGAAAATTATGAGGATGTAGATCATCGACTCGAGCATGAACTATCTATCATTGAACAGATGAAGTTCAGTGATTATTTTCTTATTGTTTGGGACTTTATTCAATTTGCTCGTTCACAGCAAATCATGGTAGGCCCTGGACGTGGGTCTGCAGCAGGATCGCTTGTAGCCTACTTACTTGATATAACACAGGTTGATCCCATACATTATGGGCTGTTATTCGAGCGGTTTCTGAATCCTGAACGAAGAAATATGCCGGATATTGATGTTGATTTTTCAGATCATCGGAGAGATGAAGTGATACAGTATGTACAGGAAAAATACGGCAGTCATCGTGTAGCACAAATTATTACCTTTGGAACCTTTGGGCCGAGGTCTCTGTTACGGGATTTAATGAAAACAATGGGAATCGATGAACAGGACGCAGCCTTTCTAATAAAGCATATTCCTCAGCAGGCCTCCTCTTTAGCTAAAGCTCTAAAGGAGGCACCGGAGCTAACAAACTATGTAAAGCAGTCAGATACATTAAAGAGGCTGTTTAAAATTGCTCATAAAATAGAAGGTCTTCCCCGTCATCACTCCACTCATGCAGCAGGGGTTGTCTTAAGTGATCGGAATCTTACAGAAAAGGTACCTGTTTTGTCTGAGGATTATAAAGTGGCTTTGACACAGTATCCAATGGGGGACTTAGAGCATATTGGCCTACTTAAAATGGACTTTTTAGGCTTAAGGAATTTATCGCTGATGGAACAGGTTATCAATCGTATACGAAAAGGAGAAAACAGGTCGTTTACACTTGAGCAGATTCCTCTTCAGGATCCTGAAACCTTTACGTTACTGCAATCAGGTCAGACATCAGGAATTTTTCAGCTTGAGTCTTCCGGGATGCGCAATGTTCTCCAGGAGTTAAAGCCGACGGAGTTTGAAGATGTTGTAGCGGTAAATGCCTTATATCGTCCAGGACCTATGGATTTTATTTCTACATTTATCAAACGGAAGCACGGAAAAGAAAAAGTAACGTATCCCCATGAAGATTTGAAGCCCATTTTGGAAAAAACGTATGGGGTTCTTGTTTATCAGGAGCAGATTATGCAAATCGCCCATCGTGCTGCTGGCTATTCCTTAGGAGAAGCAGACTTACTCAGAAGAGCTGTAAGTAAGAAGAAACGTGATATATTAGCTTCTGAGAGGGAAAAATTTATCAACGGATGCTTGGAAAATGGATACAGCCAGGACATTGCAGAGGAAATCTATCAGTGGATCGTTGCTTTTGCTAACTATGGATTTAACCGCAGTCATGCTGTAGCTTATAGTCTTATCTCCTACCAGTTAGCTTATTTAAAGGCTCATTATCCATCGTACTTTTTTGCCAGTATCTTAAGCTCAGTTTCCTTTGATCAGGATAAAGTTCAGCAATACATTCGTGAGGCAAAGAATTTCTCCATTCAGATACTTCCTCCTTCTGTAAACCGAAGTTATGCTGGATTTTCAGTAGAAGGGAAAAATCGGATACGAATGGCGCTGACGGTTATTAAAGGAGTGGGGAAACAGGCTGTTGATGCAATCTTAGATGCCAGAAAAAATGAGAAATTTCATTCCCTTTTTGATTTTTGCCAGCGTGTCCCACTAAGGGTATTGAACCGCTCTGTCATTGAAGCTCTTGTGCTGGCAGGTGCCTTTGATGAAACAGGGAAACAACGCTCAACGTTACTTGCTTCCATTGACCAGGCAATGGAGCAGGGCGAATTGTTTGGTGGCATGACAGGTCAGGAATCCTTTTTTGAAGATGGGCTGTTAGTAGAACCCTCTTATACTGAAACGGAGCCCTTCCCTATGTTGAAGCAATTATCCCTCGAAAAAGAAGTGCTGGGAATGTATGTTTCCAGTCACCCTTTGAATACATACAGGGAGCAGTTAAGAGCACAAGGGATGATCCCAATTTCTAGGCTTAAGGAGTTCCAGGCAGGGAAAAGGATGAAGGGAGTTGCCGCTGTCCAGTCATTGAAGGTTATTCGTACGAAACGGGGCGACCAAATGGCATTTGCTACCTTCGGAGACGAAACCGATGAAATGGAAGCCGTCATTTTTCCAAATGTTTACCGGGAAATTAACCCGTGGCTTCAGGAAGAAATGCTGATTTATATTGAAGGAAAAATAGATACTCGTAATCATCAATTGCAATGGATTGTTGAAAAGGCTGTTCCCTTTGATCCTGATCTTCTGAAGACAGAAAAAACGGACTCGCGTATTTATATTCAATTTAAAGACGAAGATGAACGTAAGCAGTTGAACTATTTGCTGCAAGTGGCAAATGAGTTTCCTGGCGAGATTCCTGTATTGGTTTATTCAAGTCGAAAAAAGGAAACGTATCGATTAACCAGTCAATATCGTTTGAATCCTTCAAGTGGCTGCCTGAAGAAATTAAAGAACTTTTTTGGCTATTCATCCGTAGTTTTAAAACGTTAA
- a CDS encoding bifunctional oligoribonuclease/PAP phosphatase NrnA: MSKKEIISAIKQYDQIIIHRHVRPDPDAYGSQAGLAELIKASFPEKTVYITGKEDPSLRFLAELDEIEDDQYKNALVIVCDTANQERVCDQRYAQGDKLIKIDHHPKTDSYGDVEWVDTEASSASEMIYELYLEGKEDGFKMSAESARLIYAGIVGDTGRFLFPSASARTFQYVSELVKYPFDRTKLYDDLYNTKHNIARLKGFILQNFTVSENGLSTVKITTDILEEYGITVAETSQLVGLLGDIEGIITWVFFIEEPDEIRVRLRSRGPTINHIAAKYNGGGHPLASGASVNNWDETADVVRDLEEVCKEYHQGNGADK; the protein is encoded by the coding sequence TTGTCTAAAAAAGAAATTATTTCCGCCATTAAACAGTATGATCAAATTATTATCCATCGTCATGTCCGTCCTGATCCTGATGCCTATGGATCACAGGCAGGGTTGGCCGAACTGATCAAGGCCTCTTTTCCTGAAAAAACGGTTTATATTACCGGAAAAGAAGACCCTTCATTGCGATTTTTAGCGGAACTTGACGAAATTGAAGATGATCAATATAAAAATGCCCTCGTGATTGTATGTGATACGGCTAATCAGGAGCGCGTCTGTGATCAGCGTTATGCTCAAGGGGATAAACTGATTAAAATTGACCATCATCCCAAAACAGACTCCTATGGTGATGTGGAGTGGGTAGATACAGAGGCTTCTTCAGCAAGTGAAATGATTTATGAATTATATTTAGAGGGGAAAGAGGATGGCTTTAAGATGTCGGCTGAATCAGCACGGCTGATATATGCCGGGATTGTGGGAGATACAGGCAGATTCTTATTTCCCAGTGCATCCGCAAGAACTTTCCAGTATGTGTCTGAGCTTGTAAAGTATCCGTTTGATCGAACAAAGTTGTATGATGACCTTTATAACACGAAGCATAATATTGCTCGATTAAAGGGTTTTATTCTGCAGAATTTTACGGTATCAGAAAATGGTTTAAGTACCGTCAAAATTACAACGGATATTTTGGAGGAGTATGGGATCACTGTTGCTGAAACGTCCCAGTTAGTCGGACTGCTCGGTGATATAGAAGGAATAATTACCTGGGTATTCTTTATTGAAGAGCCGGACGAAATTCGCGTAAGGTTACGTTCCAGAGGACCAACCATTAATCATATAGCAGCCAAGTATAATGGTGGCGGGCATCCACTGGCTTCTGGTGCATCGGTGAATAATTGGGATGAAACGGCTGATGTCGTGCGTGATTTGGAAGAGGTATGTAAGGAGTATCACCAGGGGAACGGTGCGGATAAATAA
- a CDS encoding YtpI family protein: protein MIIFPFIIVISLVLYIFFKVRIFSLKDELLMRFTNSKARISLGVLLFFFGINQYLFYETRLSLFIGIIFLFFGFIQAQYGVKLFKHYRKEIVKRAEVTS, encoded by the coding sequence ATGATTATTTTTCCATTCATAATTGTCATTTCATTAGTGCTGTACATTTTCTTTAAAGTACGAATCTTCAGCCTCAAAGATGAGCTGCTGATGCGGTTTACAAACTCAAAAGCCCGTATTTCTTTAGGGGTCCTCTTATTTTTCTTCGGTATTAACCAATATTTATTTTATGAGACAAGATTGTCTTTATTTATAGGCATTATCTTCCTTTTCTTTGGCTTTATCCAGGCCCAATACGGAGTGAAACTATTCAAACACTATCGAAAAGAAATCGTAAAAAGAGCTGAAGTGACAAGTTAA
- a CDS encoding NADP-dependent malic enzyme: MHRVNQGKLATYSKVPIKNKQDLSLAYSPWVAEPCKSIYDKKEDVYEYTMKGNMVAVVSDGSAVLGLGNIGPEASLPVMEGKAALFKSFAGVDAFPVCLDTHDINEIVRTVKTMEPTFGGVNLEDIAAPNCFIIEERLKKETNIPIFHDDQHGTAIVTIAGLINALKLVNKSFSNIKVVANGAGAAGIAIIKLLYHFGVRDIIMCDSKGAIYEGRTTGMNEVKDDIAKITNKDKIDGSLEEVIQDADVFIGVSVGGLLSKEMVETMKEDAIIFAMANPEPEIMPEDAKEAGARVIGTGRSDFPNQVNNVLAFPGIFRGALDIRATRINERMKIAAAEAIANLIEDHELNPDYVIPAPFDPRVAPAVAASVAKAGMESGVARIERDPEEVAEKTRQLSLIK, encoded by the coding sequence ATGCATCGGGTAAATCAGGGGAAGCTTGCAACATACTCCAAAGTACCTATTAAAAACAAACAGGATTTAAGCTTAGCATATTCTCCATGGGTAGCAGAGCCATGTAAGTCTATCTATGATAAGAAAGAGGACGTTTACGAATATACAATGAAAGGCAATATGGTGGCTGTTGTTAGTGATGGTTCAGCCGTATTGGGATTAGGGAACATTGGTCCTGAAGCATCTCTTCCTGTTATGGAGGGAAAAGCTGCTTTATTTAAAAGTTTTGCAGGCGTGGATGCCTTTCCGGTTTGTTTAGATACTCATGATATCAATGAGATTGTAAGGACCGTAAAAACAATGGAGCCAACCTTTGGGGGAGTGAACCTGGAGGATATCGCCGCACCTAATTGCTTTATTATAGAAGAAAGACTGAAAAAAGAAACCAACATTCCGATTTTTCACGATGATCAGCATGGAACAGCTATTGTAACCATTGCAGGATTAATCAATGCGCTAAAGCTGGTAAACAAATCCTTTTCTAATATTAAAGTTGTAGCAAATGGTGCAGGAGCTGCCGGTATTGCGATTATTAAGCTTCTTTATCATTTTGGTGTTCGTGATATTATCATGTGTGATTCCAAAGGTGCTATATATGAAGGCCGAACAACTGGGATGAATGAAGTGAAGGATGATATTGCCAAGATTACCAATAAAGATAAAATCGATGGTTCTCTCGAAGAAGTTATCCAGGATGCTGATGTTTTCATAGGAGTGTCCGTTGGAGGGCTGCTGTCTAAGGAAATGGTTGAGACTATGAAAGAGGACGCTATTATTTTTGCTATGGCTAATCCTGAACCGGAAATTATGCCTGAGGATGCTAAAGAAGCTGGTGCCCGTGTTATTGGGACAGGCCGTTCTGATTTTCCTAACCAGGTGAACAATGTTCTTGCCTTTCCGGGCATTTTCAGGGGAGCCCTTGATATTCGGGCTACACGAATCAATGAACGAATGAAAATTGCAGCAGCTGAAGCTATCGCAAACCTGATTGAAGACCATGAACTGAACCCGGATTATGTGATCCCTGCACCTTTCGACCCGCGGGTAGCCCCAGCAGTGGCTGCAAGTGTTGCAAAAGCGGGAATGGAATCCGGAGTAGCCAGAATAGAGCGTGATCCGGAAGAGGTAGCGGAAAAAACAAGACAGTTATCGCTAATTAAGTAA